A region of the Myxococcales bacterium genome:
GGCCTCATCGTCGGGCCAGGCTTGACTCCATGAAACTCGCGGGATAAGTCACCGGCTCCCTTTTGGGTGCACTTCGCTTTTCAGGTGTTCGTGCGACTACGCGCCGTCGGGGCGCACTTCGGTTCAAGGATTGGCCATGCGAGACCTCATCAAGATGACCTGCGCGAACTGCAACCGCGCCAACTACACGACCACCAAGAACAAGCGGACGATGTCCGAGAAGTTCGAGATCAAGAAGTTCTGCTCGGCGTGCCGCGCGCATCACCCGCACAAGGAAGGCAAGATCTCGAAGGGCTGAGCCCGGCCCCGCTTCGCTCTTCCGCTCCCTTCCGTTCCGCCCTCCCGGCCCCCGCCGCGGACGGTCGTCACGCTTCCTTTTCCGCGCGCCAGCATCGGTGCTTGGCGCGCTTCCGGTGACCACGGGCCCTCGTGCCCCGAGAGGAGATTGGACCGCCGATGATCTTCGACTGGCTCTACGGCCTGTTCTCGAACGATCTCGCCATCGATCTCGGGACGGCGAACACGCTCATCTACGTGAAGGGCAAGGGCATCGTCTCGTGCGAGCCCTCCGTCGTCGCGGTGCAGCGCGACAGCCGTGGGGGCAACAAGGTCCTCGCGGTCGGGCGTGAAGCGAAGGAGATGCTCGGCCGCACGCCGGGCAACATCCGCGCGGTGCGACCCCTCCGCGACGGCGTCATCGCCGACTTCGAGATCACCGAGGCGATGCTGCGGTACTTCATCGCGCGCGCCCACAACCGCCGCACGCTGGTGAAGCCGCGCATCATCATCTGCGTCCCCTTCGGCATCACCGAGGTCGAGAAGCGCGCGGTGAAGGAGAGCGCGGAGAGCGCCGGCGCGCGCGAGGTCTACCTCATCGAGGAGCCCATGGCCGCGGCCATCGGCGCGGGCCTGCCCATCACCGAGCCCTCCGGCAACATGGTCGTCGACATCGGCGGCGGCACCACCGAGGTCGCCGTCATCTCGCTCGCCGGCATCGTGTACTCGCAGAGCGTGCGCGTCGGCGGCGACAAGATGGACGACGCGATCATGGCGTACCTGAAGCGCAAGTACAACCTCGCCATCGGCGAGCAGACCGCCGAGCGCATCAAGATCACCATCGGCAACGCCTACCCGCTCGACCAGCAGCTCACGATGGAGGTGAAGGGCCGCGACCTCGTCGCGGGCGTGCCCAAGACGGTCGTCGTGAACTCCGACGAGATCCGCGAGGCGCTCGCGGAGCCCACGAACGCGATCGTCGAGGCCGTGCTGCTCGCCCTCGAGAAGACCCCCCCCGAGCTCGCGGCCGACATCGTCGACAAGGGCATCGTGCTCACCGGCGGCGGCGCGCTGCTCAAGAACCTCGACGTGCTCCTGCGCGAAGAGACGGGCCTGCCCGTGATGGTCTGCGACGACCCGATCAGCGCGGTCGTGCTCGG
Encoded here:
- the rpmG gene encoding 50S ribosomal protein L33; protein product: MRDLIKMTCANCNRANYTTTKNKRTMSEKFEIKKFCSACRAHHPHKEGKISKG
- a CDS encoding rod shape-determining protein; protein product: MIFDWLYGLFSNDLAIDLGTANTLIYVKGKGIVSCEPSVVAVQRDSRGGNKVLAVGREAKEMLGRTPGNIRAVRPLRDGVIADFEITEAMLRYFIARAHNRRTLVKPRIIICVPFGITEVEKRAVKESAESAGAREVYLIEEPMAAAIGAGLPITEPSGNMVVDIGGGTTEVAVISLAGIVYSQSVRVGGDKMDDAIMAYLKRKYNLAIGEQTAERIKITIGNAYPLDQQLTMEVKGRDLVAGVPKTVVVNSDEIREALAEPTNAIVEAVLLALEKTPPELAADIVDKGIVLTGGGALLKNLDVLLREETGLPVMVCDDPISAVVLG